Proteins encoded together in one marine bacterium B5-7 window:
- the hofC gene encoding type IV pilin biogenesis protein produces the protein MIEYKFRGKGSDGRTVVGRVLANSTIEAYDSVTNREITPISIKRLNVIAQFWFFLRVQIREALPIKKRNIKLFCFQMSLLLRANVAAEEAVLQLANSVPSKAMRAILQKVHKRLLEGWAFSKAFEGFPRAFPPLYIGFLRQAEQVGNLTEIFKQIEYMLSVTSQYSRELLLYIMPQITVAIFILLVSVILSKTMFPYLVSALEIMDRPIPMSVKTMMLAANFLTSPQILIGFLVFIGTVLLYRRLSKLSSIQYGLEWCYLQIPYIKTLVRLSAIQYLTKILLLAMENNMPLQDAIRVAASVLPNVVLKQHVLMAADKLDRGESLLKALEESVLFSEFEMQLLDVGGRSGYIKESIQRLNIMSVEYIEFVVILVKEITRLFMYLLIAFLAGFLVIAVYSAVINVYF, from the coding sequence ATGATTGAGTATAAGTTTCGTGGAAAAGGTAGCGACGGCCGAACCGTTGTCGGGCGTGTGCTGGCGAACTCCACCATAGAAGCCTATGACAGTGTTACCAATCGAGAAATCACCCCCATCAGCATTAAACGTTTAAATGTAATTGCACAATTCTGGTTTTTTTTAAGAGTACAAATCCGCGAAGCCTTACCTATCAAAAAACGAAATATTAAGCTTTTTTGCTTTCAAATGTCCCTGTTATTAAGGGCGAATGTTGCAGCGGAAGAAGCCGTTCTACAACTAGCAAACAGCGTTCCTTCAAAAGCCATGCGCGCCATTTTACAAAAAGTGCACAAGCGCTTACTGGAAGGTTGGGCTTTTTCCAAAGCCTTTGAAGGATTCCCTAGGGCATTCCCCCCCTTATACATCGGCTTTCTGCGTCAAGCCGAACAAGTGGGTAATTTAACAGAAATTTTCAAACAAATTGAATATATGTTATCGGTCACAAGCCAATACTCACGAGAACTGCTACTTTACATCATGCCACAAATCACCGTGGCCATCTTTATTTTACTCGTCTCTGTTATTCTATCAAAAACAATGTTTCCTTACTTAGTCTCTGCGCTAGAAATTATGGACAGACCTATTCCCATGTCAGTTAAAACGATGATGCTCGCTGCAAACTTCTTAACGAGCCCACAAATCTTAATCGGATTTTTAGTCTTTATCGGTACTGTTCTGCTCTATCGCCGACTCTCTAAGCTAAGTTCTATTCAATACGGATTAGAATGGTGCTATTTACAGATCCCCTATATCAAAACATTAGTACGACTCAGTGCGATTCAATACCTAACCAAAATTTTATTACTTGCCATGGAAAACAACATGCCCTTGCAAGATGCGATTCGGGTTGCCGCATCCGTCTTACCCAATGTCGTTTTAAAACAACATGTACTCATGGCTGCAGACAAGCTCGATCGAGGCGAATCTTTATTGAAAGCCCTGGAAGAAAGTGTGCTGTTTTCAGAATTTGAGATGCAATTGCTGGATGTTGGTGGACGAAGTGGTTATATCAAAGAATCCATTCAGCGTTTGAACATCATGAGTGTGGAATATATCGAATTCGTCGTAATTCTAGTGAAAGAGATCACCCGGTTGTTTATGTATTTATTAATTGCATTTTTAGCAGGATTTCTCGTGATCGCTGTTTATTCTGCGGTGATCAATGTGTACTTCTAA
- the mshL gene encoding pilus (MSHA type) biogenesis protein MshL, with protein MDTHKLKRFAFGATLLLLTACTNHLRYAHQNTVANANQVLVQGAALDKQTVKEQRSRGQQEAKPHVPRAVSSLLLPSDNDAQADKMSIGKRFDIAVKEVPAQTFFLGLVQDAKESIVVSPAISGKITLNMKAVTLPNILNAVKELYGYEFTKTSFGYEVFPRKMETHVFYISRLDVDREGSSSMSINSSNLTSASASSNSGTSGSSVKTTSKSAFWVELKSSLSLLINLDTDKKSTKGAAEKEKPSLAISQDTGTIVIRAYPKQLRAVAKFLSRTQGILKREVIIEAKILDVQLDDQFSSGINWNLLKASSSGSPTLLPAVSGMLTNIFALSASAGNNFSAAINLLSSQGDVSVLSSPRISTLNNQKAVIKVGKDSYFITNVSVDTTTTSGANSQVAGITLEPFFSGVALDVTPEIDKNDNVTLHIHPVISRVVDETKEVSLGDTVTKMPLASSTVREVDSIVRAHTGQVIIIGGLMDTTTTHKRAGLPVPDRFQGVNKLLANKDDTVSKDELIILLRPIVVKPSTWGDQLEGASDNIFKGE; from the coding sequence ATGGACACTCACAAATTAAAGCGGTTTGCCTTTGGCGCAACCTTACTTCTGCTGACGGCATGTACAAATCATCTACGTTACGCCCATCAGAATACAGTGGCTAACGCTAATCAAGTTCTTGTACAAGGCGCTGCCTTAGATAAACAAACTGTTAAAGAGCAACGATCACGCGGGCAGCAAGAGGCAAAACCTCATGTGCCTCGAGCAGTCTCATCTCTTCTTCTCCCCAGTGATAACGACGCTCAAGCAGATAAGATGTCTATCGGAAAACGGTTTGATATCGCCGTCAAAGAAGTCCCTGCACAAACGTTTTTTCTAGGACTCGTCCAAGACGCAAAGGAGAGTATTGTTGTTTCTCCTGCTATCTCCGGAAAAATCACCCTTAATATGAAAGCCGTTACCTTACCAAACATCCTTAACGCAGTTAAAGAGCTATATGGGTATGAGTTTACAAAAACTAGTTTTGGTTATGAAGTATTCCCCCGGAAAATGGAAACGCATGTGTTTTACATCAGCCGACTAGATGTTGATCGCGAAGGCTCTTCTAGCATGTCAATTAACTCCTCTAACTTAACCAGTGCCAGTGCAAGCTCGAATAGCGGTACATCCGGAAGCTCTGTAAAAACCACTAGCAAATCAGCTTTCTGGGTAGAACTTAAGAGCTCATTATCTCTCCTAATTAACTTAGACACTGACAAAAAAAGTACGAAAGGTGCCGCGGAAAAAGAAAAGCCTTCCTTAGCCATCAGCCAAGACACTGGCACTATCGTTATACGCGCCTATCCAAAACAATTACGTGCTGTTGCAAAGTTTTTATCGCGAACACAAGGTATTTTAAAACGTGAAGTCATCATCGAAGCAAAAATATTAGATGTGCAGTTAGATGATCAATTCTCATCAGGGATTAACTGGAACTTGCTCAAAGCATCTAGCTCTGGTTCGCCAACACTATTGCCCGCTGTCAGTGGCATGCTTACGAACATCTTTGCACTCAGCGCCAGCGCCGGCAACAATTTTAGTGCCGCGATTAATTTGCTCTCATCACAGGGCGATGTCTCTGTTTTATCTAGCCCACGGATTTCTACGCTCAACAATCAAAAAGCGGTTATTAAAGTCGGTAAGGATAGCTACTTCATCACGAATGTATCCGTCGATACGACAACAACCAGTGGCGCCAATAGTCAGGTAGCCGGGATTACATTAGAACCTTTCTTCTCAGGTGTTGCGCTAGATGTCACACCAGAGATTGACAAAAATGACAATGTGACTTTACACATCCACCCCGTGATCAGCCGTGTCGTCGATGAAACTAAAGAAGTTTCACTGGGTGATACCGTCACTAAAATGCCACTGGCATCCAGTACCGTGCGAGAAGTCGACAGCATCGTGCGTGCTCACACTGGCCAAGTCATTATCATTGGTGGTCTAATGGACACAACAACAACCCACAAACGTGCTGGCTTACCTGTCCCTGATCGTTTTCAAGGTGTCAATAAACTATTGGCGAACAAAGACGACACGGTTTCCAAGGATGAATTAATTATTCTCTTGCGCCCTATCGTGGTAAAACCCAGCACCTGGGGTGACCAACTGGAAGGTGCAAGCGATAATATTTTCAAAGGCGAATAA
- a CDS encoding general secretion pathway protein GspA, whose product MYLEHFDLAEQPFSLNPDLDYYCDLSNSHDILAAILACLAEGDGFVKIVGEVGVGKTTLCRRLLDSLGDDIVSCYILNPDLNPVTLHKSIATELGIKLASRETQHTVLRKIYATLLTHHRAGKRVVLVVDEAQALSDKCLESLRLLTNLETESSKLLQVVLIGQPELDERLRTRKLRQIQQRIAFNFYLGPLSKTEIGFYVASRLVTAGHRNGQLFDNAACKSLFKATQGVPRVLNILAHKSLLAAYAHGHGQVTKKAVQTAIKDSGAVLASIHHAPEESRWHALWHHPAVYTAAACLFTVGAVFLSQALFHWL is encoded by the coding sequence ATGTACTTGGAACACTTTGATTTAGCTGAACAACCTTTTTCTTTAAACCCCGATCTCGATTACTATTGTGATCTGTCCAATTCCCACGATATTTTGGCGGCCATCTTGGCGTGCTTGGCTGAGGGCGATGGCTTCGTGAAAATCGTTGGGGAAGTCGGCGTAGGTAAAACAACTTTATGTCGTCGTTTACTGGATTCTCTGGGCGATGACATCGTTTCATGCTATATCCTGAATCCCGATCTCAACCCGGTCACACTGCATAAATCGATTGCGACAGAGCTAGGTATCAAGCTTGCTTCACGCGAAACCCAGCACACCGTATTACGTAAAATTTATGCGACCCTGCTCACCCACCATCGCGCGGGAAAACGCGTTGTGTTGGTCGTGGATGAAGCCCAAGCCTTAAGTGATAAATGCTTAGAGAGTTTGCGCTTGTTAACCAACCTTGAAACAGAGTCATCAAAACTACTTCAGGTTGTTCTGATTGGCCAACCAGAATTAGATGAGCGTTTACGCACACGTAAACTGCGTCAAATTCAGCAACGCATCGCCTTTAACTTTTATTTAGGACCACTGTCTAAAACAGAAATTGGCTTTTACGTGGCTAGCCGTCTCGTGACAGCTGGGCACCGCAATGGGCAGCTCTTCGATAATGCTGCGTGCAAAAGCTTATTTAAAGCTACTCAGGGCGTGCCGCGTGTTCTCAATATCTTGGCACACAAGTCATTGTTAGCCGCTTATGCCCATGGCCATGGCCAAGTCACCAAAAAAGCGGTACAAACTGCCATCAAGGATTCTGGCGCCGTACTCGCATCGATTCACCATGCCCCTGAAGAATCACGCTGGCATGCCCTCTGGCATCACCCTGCCGTTTATACAGCAGCTGCCTGCCTATTTACGGTTGGCGCGGTATTTCTATCGCAGGCACTCTTCCATTGGCTCTAG